In Myxococcus stipitatus, the following are encoded in one genomic region:
- a CDS encoding MFS transporter, with product MLKRFVDVRDEEVGAVLGSFVYFFTLMCGYAILRPIRNEMGTAGSVKGLPWLFTATFVVMLLAVPAFSALVARWPRRVVLPRIYRFFIVSLVAFFVVLKLGVAKENVARVFYIWLSVYNLFVVSIFWSFMADVFASEQGKRLFGFIAAGGTTGMLVGPFLVGRLAEPVGPVNLILVSAVMLEVSAQCVRWLSRWARDVQHQPPSAEGPVGGGVLAGLKLMVSSPLLLGLGLQVLLYAATSTFLYFQEVQLVSALSKDSASRTAMFGDIDFYVQLLTLALQTLVTGRVISRLGLGAALAVAPVLTGLGFLGLAAVPVLGVLVVFKALRGASHYALERPSREILFTTVDREARYKSKSFIDTVVYRGSDTVSAWLQGGLTALGLSMTGLSLAAVPLAGLWLAVSLYLSREQRRLSTQAEGVLAPVAADDVAAR from the coding sequence ATGCTCAAGCGATTCGTGGATGTTCGTGACGAGGAAGTCGGCGCCGTCCTTGGGTCCTTCGTCTATTTCTTCACGCTGATGTGCGGCTACGCCATCCTCCGTCCCATCCGCAATGAGATGGGCACGGCGGGCAGCGTGAAGGGGCTGCCGTGGCTCTTCACGGCGACCTTCGTGGTGATGCTGCTGGCGGTGCCCGCGTTCTCCGCGTTGGTGGCGCGCTGGCCCCGGCGCGTGGTGCTGCCGCGCATCTACCGCTTCTTCATCGTCAGCCTCGTGGCCTTCTTCGTGGTGTTGAAGCTGGGCGTGGCGAAGGAGAACGTGGCGCGGGTCTTCTACATCTGGCTGAGCGTCTACAACCTCTTCGTCGTCTCCATCTTCTGGAGCTTCATGGCGGACGTGTTCGCCAGCGAGCAGGGCAAGCGGTTGTTCGGCTTCATCGCCGCGGGGGGCACCACGGGGATGTTGGTGGGGCCCTTCCTGGTGGGGCGGCTGGCGGAGCCCGTGGGCCCGGTGAACCTCATCCTGGTGTCCGCGGTGATGCTGGAGGTGAGCGCGCAATGCGTGCGCTGGCTGAGCCGCTGGGCTCGGGATGTCCAGCACCAGCCTCCGTCGGCGGAGGGGCCCGTGGGCGGCGGGGTGCTGGCGGGGTTGAAGCTGATGGTGTCCTCGCCGCTGCTGCTCGGGCTGGGGCTCCAGGTGCTGCTCTACGCGGCCACGTCCACGTTCCTCTACTTCCAGGAAGTGCAGCTGGTGTCGGCGCTGAGCAAGGACTCGGCGTCGCGCACGGCGATGTTCGGCGACATCGACTTCTACGTGCAGCTCTTGACGCTGGCGCTCCAGACGCTCGTCACGGGGCGGGTCATCTCGCGTCTGGGATTGGGCGCGGCGCTGGCGGTGGCGCCGGTGCTGACGGGCCTGGGCTTCCTGGGGCTGGCGGCGGTGCCGGTGCTGGGGGTGCTGGTGGTGTTCAAGGCGCTGCGAGGCGCAAGTCACTACGCGCTGGAGCGGCCCTCGCGCGAAATCCTCTTCACGACGGTGGACCGCGAGGCGCGCTACAAGTCGAAGAGCTTCATCGACACGGTGGTGTACCGGGGCAGCGACACGGTGAGTGCGTGGCTGCAGGGCGGGCTCACCGCGTTGGGGCTGAGCATGACGGGACTGTCGCTGGCGGCGGTGCCCCTGGCGGGGCTGTGGCTGGCGGTGTCCCTGTATCTCTCACGTGAGCAGCGAAGGCTGTCGACGCAGGCCGAAGGAGTGCTCGCGCCCGTGGCGGCGGATGACGTCGCGGCGCGCTGA
- a CDS encoding pyridoxal phosphate-dependent aminotransferase encodes MALDLTTLPRPSRDDATVGTMARGLVGSEILRIAAEVRELVAKGRKVCNLTVGDFSPREFPIPDGLRSHIATALQAGETNYPPSDGVLDLRQAVQRFYERSLGLKYPLEGIVIAGGARPIIYGTYRAVLDEGDTVVYPVPSWNNNHYIHMMNAKGVVVTTDAAHGFMPTLEQLAPHLGSARLLCLCSPLNPTGTMIAPDTLGAICERVVAENRAREKQGRKPLILMYDQIYWVLSFGAVKHVTPVELVPEVAPYTVFVDGISKAFAATGVRVGWGVGPPTLIARMRDVLGHVGAWAPKAEQVAVARYLEDVPATESFLGEMRQRVDARLEALHKGLTRMREAGLPVRHIAPQGAIYLSVQFDLVGKGGLKTNDDIRKLLLEKASFAVVPFQAFGLMEDTGWFRLSVGATSVAEIEEALPRVEAALREALGAK; translated from the coding sequence ATGGCTCTCGACCTCACCACCCTCCCACGTCCCTCGCGGGACGACGCCACCGTCGGCACCATGGCGCGTGGACTCGTTGGCAGCGAGATTCTCCGCATCGCGGCGGAAGTGCGGGAGTTGGTGGCCAAAGGCCGCAAGGTCTGCAACCTCACCGTCGGCGACTTCAGCCCGCGCGAGTTCCCCATCCCCGACGGCCTGCGTTCGCACATCGCCACGGCGCTCCAGGCGGGCGAGACGAACTATCCTCCCTCGGATGGAGTGCTGGACCTACGCCAGGCGGTGCAGCGTTTCTACGAGCGCTCCCTGGGCCTGAAGTACCCGCTGGAGGGAATCGTCATCGCGGGCGGCGCCCGTCCCATCATCTACGGCACGTACCGCGCCGTGCTGGATGAGGGCGATACGGTCGTCTATCCGGTGCCCTCGTGGAACAACAACCACTACATCCACATGATGAACGCCAAGGGCGTGGTGGTGACGACGGACGCCGCGCACGGCTTCATGCCCACGCTGGAGCAGCTGGCGCCGCACCTGGGCTCCGCGCGCCTGTTGTGCCTGTGCAGCCCGCTCAACCCCACGGGCACCATGATTGCGCCCGACACGCTGGGCGCCATCTGCGAGCGCGTCGTCGCGGAGAACCGCGCGCGTGAGAAGCAGGGCCGCAAGCCGCTCATCCTGATGTACGACCAGATTTATTGGGTGCTGAGCTTCGGCGCGGTGAAGCACGTGACGCCCGTGGAGCTGGTGCCGGAAGTCGCCCCCTACACCGTCTTCGTGGATGGCATCTCCAAGGCCTTCGCCGCCACGGGCGTGCGCGTGGGCTGGGGCGTGGGCCCGCCGACCCTCATCGCCCGGATGCGGGACGTGCTGGGCCACGTGGGCGCGTGGGCGCCCAAGGCCGAGCAGGTCGCGGTGGCGCGCTACCTGGAGGACGTGCCCGCCACGGAGTCCTTCCTGGGTGAGATGCGCCAGCGGGTGGACGCGCGGCTGGAGGCGCTGCACAAGGGCCTGACGCGCATGCGCGAGGCGGGGCTGCCGGTGCGGCACATCGCGCCGCAGGGCGCCATCTACCTCTCGGTCCAGTTCGACCTGGTGGGCAAGGGCGGCTTGAAGACGAATGACGACATCCGCAAGCTGCTCCTGGAGAAGGCCAGCTTCGCGGTCGTGCCCTTCCAGGCGTTCGGGCTGATGGAGGACACCGGCTGGTTCCGGCTCTCCGTGGGCGCGACGTCCGTGGCCGAAATCGAAGAGGCGCTGCCCCGCGTGGAAGCGGCGCTGCGCGAGGCGCTGGGCGCGAAGTAA